The Oxyura jamaicensis isolate SHBP4307 breed ruddy duck chromosome 5, BPBGC_Ojam_1.0, whole genome shotgun sequence region gccccccccccgcactCCGCAACACCCCCGGAGGCCCCGCacccccccggctgccccccacccccgcgccccccggctccccggAGCCCCCCCATGACCCACCCCCGGtgcgtgtcccccccccccccccggtaccGGTAACGCAGCCGTTGACGGCCGTCGGCTTCTGGGCCGTCACCACGTAGTTGTAGgacatggcggcggcggggcccggccgggcaGAGCGCGGCGCGCACCGGGAGCGGGGCCTGGGCCTCGCGCGGCCTctccgccgccaccgccgccccttccgcccgccgccgccgtgaCGCCAGCGGAAGGGCCGCTCTGCGCCGCCGGGAGGACCGCCGGGAGCAGACGAGACGGCAGGTGGGGGGGCCGCGCCcggacacccccccccccacacacacacagggagGGGACCCCGCTTCTGGGGGGCGCCCCCGGGTCCTCCCCCGTCCCGGGACGGGGCTGGGCACGTGTAGGGGGGcgcccccccgtcccccccatCCCAAGAGAGGTCCTCACGTGTAGGGTCCCCCCGTCCTGGGAGGGGTCCCCCTGGGTAGGGCTGCGCCCCCTggtcccccctccccatcccagaAGGGGTCCCCATGTGTAGGGGCGCACCCCTGATGCCCCCCTCCCATACCAGGAGGGGTCCCCAGGTGTAGGGGGAGCCCTCTGGTACCCCCATCCCGGGAGAGGGTCCCCCTTTGTTGGGGTGCACCCCcggtccccccctccccatcccaggAGGGGTCCCCCTTTGTAGGgctgcccccccggcccccatCCCAGGAGAGGTCCCCACGTGCAGGTCCCATCCCGGAGGGTTCCCAATGTGTAGGGCTGCTCCCCCGTagcccccctccccatcccaggAGAGGTCCCTGTGTGTAGGGTgcacccccggccccccctTCCGTCCCAGGAGGGGTCCCCATGTATATGGGTGCGCGCCCTGTtaccccctccccatcccaggACAGGTCCCTACGTGCAGGGGCATGCCCTCTGGCACCCCCCATCCCGGGCGGGGTCCCCATGTGGAGgggtgcacccccagccccccacgctcccccttccccagcccagcccagccgggACACCCCCATCCCGCCGGGGGGGGCTGGACCTTGCCCTCCCTCAGCCCCCGGCAGAGTTTGGACCCGGGCCGAAGGCTGCGCGGGAGCCACAGCGTGGGGACGGCTGACGGAGCCGGGGAGCCCCACGTCCCCCCCAGTGCCACCGGGACCTCCAGGAGCCGCTGCCCCACCGCGCCGCCATGGAGGTGAGCCGGGGGCAGCTCGCAGCCCCTCGCCCCGCTCCCCGTCCCCATGACACCGCCTCTTCGTGCCCGCAGGCCTCCAAGAAGCTGATCAGCTCAGTGGCCGGCTGCGCCGACGACACGCTGGCCGGGCTGGTGGCCTGCAACCCCGGGCTGCGGCTGCTGCGGGGACACCGGGTGGCCCTGCGCGCTGACCTGGCCGCCCTGCGGGGACGCGTGGCCCTGCTCTCCGGGGGGGGCTCCGGCCACGAGCCCGCCCATGCAGGTGAGCGCCCACGGCCCCGCCGTGGGCtcggtgtcccccccccgggcaTCCCCGAGCCCCCCGTCCCCGCTCCTCCACAGGGTACATAGGGAAGGGCATGCTGAGCGGCGTGGTGGCCGGCGCCGTCTTCACCTCTCCCGCCGTGGGCAGCATCCTGGCGGCCATCCGGGCGGTGACGCAGGCTGGCGCAGGTATGGGGCCGCGATGGGGCGCTGGGGAGGTCGGTGGCCGTGCCGTCAccgagccccctgcccctccccgcAGTGGGGACCCTCCTGATCGTGAAGAACTACACCGGGGACCGGCTGAACTTCGGGCTGGCGCTGGAGCGGGCACGGGCAGAGGGGGCTGACGTGcagatggtggtggtgggggacGACTGCGCTTTCACCACCCAGAAGAAAGCCGGGCGCCGCGGGCTCTGCGGCACCGTCCTCGTGCACAAGGTCCGTGGGGTCCCCTGGTGCCCCTAGGGGGGACGATGCACGGGGTCCCTCACCCATTGCTGCCCCCTTTGCAGGTGGCCGGGGCCCTGGCTGAGGCGGGGGCAAGCCTGGATGAGATTGCCAAGAGGGTGTTGGCGGTCGCCAAAGCCATGGGTAGGTGCACGGGACCCTCCCCAGCGGCAGATAAGAGGCACCGGCACGGAGTGGACTTCAGCCCAAGCCGGGCATCCCACGTGCCCGCAGCGTGGCTGGGGCACGGTCACGTTCCTGCCTCCCCGTGTGGCTGCCTGCGTGCCCGCCGCCTGCCCCCAAATCTGGCACGCgtctctccttctcccctcccgCCTACAGGCACCCTGGGGCTCAGCCTGTCCCCATGCAGCGTCCCCGGGTCCAAGCCCACCTTCCAGCTGGCTGACGATGAgatggagctggggctgggtgagGAGCTGCCCCCTTGCCTCACCCCACGCCAAGCTGCTGGCGGGCGTGGGGGCCACGTGCCCCTCGTGGGCATCAGCATGGGGTGACGCTGCCCTGTCCCCGCAGGGATCCACGGCGAGGCGGGCGTGCGCAGGATGAAGGTGAGCAGCGTCCCCTTGCCCCggtcccctccctgtccccctgccctggcCTCACGGTCCCCTGCTCCCCCGCCAGGTGATGCCGGCGGACGAGGCGGTGGAGACGATGCTGGCGCACATGACGGACCCTGCCAATGCCTCCCATCTGCCCCTGAGCCGCGGTGAGCCCTCGTGTGCCCCAGGCACCCCCTGCGTGTCCAGGCCGGGGTCACTGCGTGTCACTGCGCTCGCTGCCTCGCAGGTGCTTccgtggtgctggtggtgaACAACCTGGGCGGGCTGtcctgcctggagctgggcaTCGTGGCTGGCGCTGCCGTGCGTGGGCTGGGTGAGTGTGGGGGCACCCTGGAGGCCCCCTGGCTTTGCCCTTAGCCCTCTGCTCCTGAGGACCCTTCCTGCAACGCCACCTCGCTCATGGCCACCCTCATCCTCGCAGAGAGACGAGGAGTCCGCATCGCCCGGGCCCTGGTGGGCTCCTTCATGACGGCGCTGGAGATGGCCGGGGTCTCCCTCACCCTCATGCTGGCAGACGAGGAGCTGGTGGGGCTGATCGGTGAGTGCCTGCGGGTGGGGAGGTGGCACGGGACCCGTGGGGTGGCCCTGGGTGCCGGCACTCGTGGGCACTCGGGACCGGTGCCCGGCCGCTGGCGCTGCTGGATGCGGTGTCGTGGATTCGGCGGCTCCTGCTGAGCTGGCActtgcctccctcccctccgGCTGCTCTAGATGCCGAGACCACGGCCATGGCTTGGCCCAACCTGGTTGCGGGGCCTGCCACGAGCCAGAGACCAGAGGTGCCGGCACCAGACGAGGGACCAGAGGCAGCTCAGCAAGCGCCCGGCGCAGGTCAGGGCGGCCGCAGGAAGAAGCTGTCACcgctccgtgcctcagtttccctgctgCCCGAGTTCAAGGCCAGGCAGGGGGTGACAtctcctccctgcagggcctgaAGCAAAGTGGGTGCAGCTGGTCCTGGAGCGGGtgtgcagcaccctgctgggCCTGCAGGACAAGCTCAACGAGCTGGACCGCGCGGCGGGCGACGGGGACTGCGGCCACACGCATGCCCGGGCTGCACGAGGTGCGTGCCGGCCGTTGCCTGGGCCACGGTACCCCCACTGCCCCCTCGCAGGAGCGGGGGCTGCTCCACGATGTCCCTTGGTGGGCAGCGAGGAACCCCAGGCCCCTCTCCCACCTGGGGGCAGGGCCCCCCCATGGTGCAGTGTCCCCACACCTCCCCTCTTATCCCCTCTGCCCCGCAGCCATCCAGGAGTGGGTGCGCGCCCGGCCCCCGCCGGCAGCCCCCGCCCAGCTCCTCTCGGCCCTGGCCgacctgctgctggagaagatgGGCGGCTCCTCCGGCGTGGTGAGTGCGGGGCGAAAGGAGGGGGCGCGGATCCGgacccccgctgcccccccaaccaccaccaccaccgcgGGTGGTGACGGGGCCGGTGTCCCCGCAGCTCTACGGGCTGTTCCTGACGGCGGCCGCCCGGCCCCTGCACAACCGCAGCGACCTCCCGACGTGGGCTGACGCCATGGACGCCGGCATCGAAGCCATGCAGCGGTGAGTGCGGCGGGACCCCCGCGGGACCCCCCCGTTCCCTCCGCAGGACCCTGCCAAGCGCTGTGCTCGCCACGCAGGTACGGAGGAGCCGCCCCGGGGGACAGGACGATGGTGAGTGCCGCCACGCAAGGGGAAGCGCGGCGGGGCCCCGACGCTGCCCACCCGCCGTGGGTGCTGTCGGCGGCCCTGGCGCTCAGCCCCCCGCCCGTGTCTCCCAGCTGGACTCGCTGTGCGCCGCGGCGCAGGCGCTGCACGCCCTGCGCAGCCCCGGAGCCGACCTGCTGACGGTGCTGGCCTCCGCCGTGCAGGtacggggacgggggggaccTAGGGTGGGCAGAGCCGGCTGTGGCCGCATCCCGAGCGCTCCCCGTTTCCCCTGGCAGAGCGCGGAGGCGGCGGCAGAAGCCACCCGGCACATGGAGGCCGGCGCGGGCAGAGCCAGCTACATCAGCTcggcccagctgctgcagccggACCCCGGGGCGGTGGCGGCAGCGGCTGTGCTGCGCGCTGTgctggaggggctgcggggctgaggGAGGGCGGCCGGCCCGTGGCTGACCCCCCCACAACCCCCCGGCTcctcaggggctgcagcagcgaCGGGAGACTCGGCAGCACGCCCCGTGAACCCCCAATGAATATTTGTGGTCCCCCTGAGCGTCTGTCCtcgtgcggggggggggggggattgggCCCGGGGGGAGGCAGCTGGCCCCCATGCCAAGGGGGGACCCAGGCAGCCCTGAGCTCAGCCTGAGCGCGAcggctggggaggaaggaagctgCTGGGCCACCCACGAGCCCTCATCTCTGCCCCGTGGCTGGGTGGGGAAACCCTGAGGCTCACATGGCTGCACTCACGGGGTCTGGAGGAGGCTCCAGGACAGGGGCAAAACAGGAACTTGGGGTGGGGGCAgagcctgccctgcagcacagggtgAGGGGAACCACACGGCGGCCCCAGCACGGGGTGAGCACGGGGACCAGGctgggctgccagggcagccCCAAAGGACACAGGTGCAAGAGTG contains the following coding sequences:
- the TKFC gene encoding triokinase/FMN cyclase encodes the protein MEASKKLISSVAGCADDTLAGLVACNPGLRLLRGHRVALRADLAALRGRVALLSGGGSGHEPAHAGYIGKGMLSGVVAGAVFTSPAVGSILAAIRAVTQAGAVGTLLIVKNYTGDRLNFGLALERARAEGADVQMVVVGDDCAFTTQKKAGRRGLCGTVLVHKVAGALAEAGASLDEIAKRVLAVAKAMGTLGLSLSPCSVPGSKPTFQLADDEMELGLGIHGEAGVRRMKVMPADEAVETMLAHMTDPANASHLPLSRGASVVLVVNNLGGLSCLELGIVAGAAVRGLERRGVRIARALVGSFMTALEMAGVSLTLMLADEELVGLIDAETTAMAWPNLVAGPATSQRPEVPAPDEGPEAAQQAPGAGPEAKWVQLVLERVCSTLLGLQDKLNELDRAAGDGDCGHTHARAARAIQEWVRARPPPAAPAQLLSALADLLLEKMGGSSGVLYGLFLTAAARPLHNRSDLPTWADAMDAGIEAMQRYGGAAPGDRTMLDSLCAAAQALHALRSPGADLLTVLASAVQSAEAAAEATRHMEAGAGRASYISSAQLLQPDPGAVAAAAVLRAVLEGLRG